Within Quercus lobata isolate SW786 chromosome 5, ValleyOak3.0 Primary Assembly, whole genome shotgun sequence, the genomic segment GGTAAGGAAGAGGGCATGTTTGTGTTTGGGGCTAGTACAAGCCCATCAAAGGATACTAGGCTGAGCCAAagccctttttctttttcaaacgTAGCTAGGTTTGAAGCAAGACCAGAAAAAACGAGTAAAGAAGGGGAGTCTAACGCCTTGAGCTTTAGCAACCATGGAGAGAGCAGAGAAGTGGGCATTGTTTTACAGGGGCAAAATCGTACCAATCGGAGACGAGATGATCAATTGGATAAGGCAGGACCCAACGAAAATTTGGGGGTGGTTTGACCTAGAGCTAATGCTGACATGGAAAAATATGTTTCCTTTGACGAAGGAGAGTAGAGAGTTAGGGTACCTTCCTTTGATGAACAAGGCATGGGTGCTGACCTTGAATCCGTGGTGGAGGTTTGTCACAGATAGACTAGCGGTTCAACCCCCTCCACCAACAAGCTTAAGCTCGTTAGTGACAAGTTCAAGTGTGTTAATCTCGGAAAAAAAATCTGATCGAGGCAAAAAAGGATTGGATGGAACCTGTGATTACAGTGAGGAAGATCCTTCAAGACAAGCCTGTGGAATGCTCTATGAAGGGGAATTTTCATAGGGTGAAGATGATCCAATTTGTAGGAGCTGAGATCAAGGGCACCATTCTCACCAAAGCAACCATTGGGGAGATGGGAATGGTGCACCACTCGATCACTCTGTTCCGAGAGAGTTTGGTGAGGAAGGCAGAGGTGATGGGAGCATGGAGATTGAGAGACACTAAGGATTCTTCTTCCTTGGTGCATTTTGATTCTGCAAAAACCCCattaaatataatgaatattCTGATTTGGAATTGTAGGGGTGCTATGAAACCCCAATTCAAAAAGACAGTGATGGACTTGGTGGAATGGCATGCTCCAATTCTGATGGTGATTACAGAAACTAGAATGAGTGGTGCTAAGGCTGTGGAGATGATTGAATCCTTGCCTTTTGATGGGTCGGTGGTAGCAGATACTATTGGCTTTGCTGGGGGGGCATTAAGCTGCTCTGGAGGACTGATTTGGTGCAAGTGGAAGTCCTGGCTTCAACTGAACAAGAGATCCATGCCATTATTCGGGTAAGGTCTCAATCCCTTAGTTGGATTATTAGTGCcatttatgctagtcctaggtTTGTAGAAAGATGCATGTTATGGGAAAACCTTAAATTGATAGCCACTTTGCATGATCTCCCTTGGGCTATTAAGGGGGATTTTAATGAGGTTATTACTGAGGGGGAAAAGGCTGGGGGTAATCCTATCTATCTAAGAAGAGTGAGGGCTATTCTAGATTATATGAATGATTGTCAAATGATGGATTTGGGGTTCTCAGGGCCAAAATTTACTTGGACTAACAAGAGagagttgggggggggggggtctcaTCCAATGTAGAATTGATAGAGTTTGGGCTAACCCTGACTGGAAATCTTCTTTTCCTGAAGCTAATGTAACTCATCTGGCTAGAGTTAACTTTGATCATTGCCCTCTCTTGCTTAATCTGTGCCCTAATCTGACTAATACCTCCAATCGTCCTTTTAGATTCCAACTCATGTGGTTGAGCCACAATGACTTTCTAGCCATTGTTAGGGAATTTTGGGCTGGCATGGAAGATGATCTAGCTGGAGCTGTCACTAGATTCActcacaaaacccaaatttggAATAAAGAAGTCTTTGGAAATATATTTGTGAGCAAGAGATAGATTATGGCAAGATTGCTGGGAGTGCAAAGAGCTCTTGCCAATAATCCTAATAGCTTCCTGATCAATCTCCAAGAGCAGCTATCTGGAGAATACAATGAGATTTTACAGCTTGAAGAAGAATTGTGGGTAATGAAATCTAGGGTCAATTGGACcatttttggagagagaaacaCTTCCTATTTTCATTTGACTACTATGGCTAGAaggagtaagaacagaattacCAGCATTTTGAATGATGAGGGAGTTTGGATTCATAATGTGGAACAAGTACAAGAGGTTTTTACCAATAGTTTTGTAAAGCTATACCAAACTGACCAAACTACCTGCCTTTTGGTTTAAAGTTGGGATTTTGAGTGGTGCATGAGGCTAGATGAGAATTAAGCCAACTCTGTGGGTCTGATGCCTTCTGATAAAGAGATATGGGATGCCCTTAGATCCATGAAGCCATACAAAGCCCCAGGAAGTGATAGGATGCATGCTGGTTTCTATTAGAGGTTCTGGCTTATGGTTGGGGAATCAGTGAGAAGTGaagtgaagaaaatttttgctAATCAGAAAATTCCTGACTACCTTAACCAAACTCTTATTGCTTTGATCCCTAAACAATTGGGACCTGAGACAGTTAGCCAATACAGACCTATAAGCTTATGCaatattgtttataaaattatctcTAAAATCCTAGTTTAGAGAATTAGACCCCTACTACTTAGACTCATATCTCCAATGCAAGTTGCATTCCTTGAAGGGAGAAGAGGAGCATAAAATGTAATCATTGCCCAAGAACCTATTTACTCTCTTGGGAAAAGGAGAGGTAAAGATGGTTATATGGTAGTGAAGATAGACTTGGAGAAAGCCTATGATCGTTTGGAGTGGAGTTTCATTAGGATGGTGCTTATTCACTTTGGGTTCCCTGAGAACATTATTAAGCTAATCCTAAGCTGTGTGTTAACAACATCAACCTCTCTACTCTTCAATGGAAGCAAACTTCAATCCTTTTGTCCCTTGAGGGGAATTAGACAAGGTGATCCCATTTCATCCTATCTGTTCCTTTTATGTATGGAATTTCTTGGGgcttaaattaccaaaatgtgTGAAGAAAATAAGTGGGATATGGTCAGAGCTTCCAGAAGAGGTCCTAGCTTCTCCCATGTTTTCTTTGCAGATGACATTATGCTTTTTGCCAAAGCTAATACCAAGAATTGCAATGCCATTATGGAAGTTATCAACAATTTTTGTAACTTGGTTGGGCAAAAGGTCAATTATGGTAAGTCTAGAGTCTTCTTCTCTCCTAATGTCACCGCAAGGAGGAAAAGGACTATGTGTAGGAGATTGGGGATCCTTGCAACCTATAATCTTGGTAGATATCTGGGATTCCCCATCATCCACAAAGGTAGAGTTGGAAATTTATTAATGGAACCACTCTTAACTGATTGTAGGAACCTTTTGAAGGAGTTCCCAAACAAGGGCGTGATCCATGCTTATTATGAAGCCAACCAGTGTGCTGATGCATTGGCTAAATTGGAGTGCAGTCCTTGTAtagttttgctattttttgtaACCCACCGCTTGTGGTGGAGGCTATTTTGGCTTTTGATAAGGCTAATGCATTGTAACAGACTTGTGAATTTTTAGTGTTAATGTTAGCTCATGGTTTACTAGGAAATaccatataaattgttttgttttaaaaaataattttttgaaaacaattaataaaaaaatgtacaaattattaaataaagaaaaaataaaagaagtacCAATTATTGTGAGagagatataaatttttttgtttttaaaaataagttcttgaaaataattaataaaaaaagtacaaattaaTGAGTcaagaaaaaggaataaaagaagtaccaattatttgaagagagagagagagagagagagagagagagagagagagagagagatacttGAATgggggccaaaatggcccattagcattaatttttgaaatatttagcaacagagcactgtttcggaaataattagggaagtaccactttttccgaaaacgccgctatagggcttaaaaaacgccactatagggccccttgaacctgttatggggacttataaaaatttttttgcaggaaagcgccgctatagggcccaaaaacgtcactatagggcttaaaaacgccactatagggccccttgaacctgttatgggacttataaaaaaattttgcaggaaaacgccgctatagggcccaaaaacgtcactgtagggcttaaaaacgccactatagggccccttgaacctgttatgggacttataaaaaaattttgcaggaaaacgccgctatagggcccgaaaaagtggtatttccctaattatttccgaaacagtgctctgttgctaaatatttctaaaattaatgctaatgggccattttggcccttgAATGGGAGTGCGATCTTGGGGAACAAGTGAGGCTTTCTCAAATGGATTGGATGTGTGACCATTTTGAACATGTCTCCCCAATCAAGCTTTTGTTCCTCAGACATAACAAAGGTCTGTCCAAACCCCTCAATATCTCCTGGTAATTGCcataacttcttcttctcttccattgGGAGATTAaagagttcttgaatgccaacTTTCACCTTTTCCACCAATGAAATGCTCACCCCATGATTAATTAACTGCCCAAGAGGAATAAACTCCATTcaaactaaaatatatttaaactagttttttatattaaagaaaaaaaaaagataattataaACTCAGAAGTTTCCGAACAATATAGAATGCCAACTCTTCTTTGTGGCCTGACCAAGTTTGTAACTTTAAAAGTTGTATAATCTACTATCCTTGTACAGTCGTACAGTCTCGTactataagaaataaaataggaAATCATAAACAGAGTGAAGTCaacttttttttgaagagttttCTTCTCACTTTGTCATGTTTTACATCAAATCATATCTTATCACTttctctaattctttttttgaCCACTTAACCACCGattattttgatcatgtttGTTCAGATTCAGTAAGACAGGTACAGTTTTCCACTCCTAAACATTcatttcagagagagagagagaggataacCTGGAAGAAACCCCATTCCTTGCTTGCATAGTGTAACTTCTCCAACTCTGTGTCCATGAACTCTGCAGAAAATAATCTTTGCATGTCGATGACTGGGACTTGGGGTAAAGAAGTGGTGTCAGATATGATGGGAGGCTCATTAGGAAAACGCACATAACGTGGTGGGACTGTGCTTGTCTTCTCCTTTGCTAGCTCTTGAACACAAGGAACTGGGATAGAGCTCCCTAGCGTCGTTATTTCCGGTTCCATAGCTCCAAGAAAACCCAAAGAGAAAGAGCTTAAAGTCTTAGCTCCTGAACAGAGAACCGTGAACTTTAGATTTATACCAAGAGTTGAAAAGGTCTACCACATATGGGCGGCGCTACAGCCAGCCAAGGGGTTCATTGAACCCCTGAcctggcccaaaaaaaaaaaaaaacactatatatataattttttttttacccctaaataaaaaatttcaacaccCTCAacctaatttttgtttgaaatcagtttaaataagttgaaataTAATTATCTTAGtgctattttcacaataattttacaaaaaaagttAAGTGGTATATAGTAATTAGTTTTTATCTAGACTAACAATTaacataacttttttatatacttttaacaacttgccacttaaattttattatgaaagtattgcATTAGTAGCATTATTGCTAAAATTGCTTctttgttaaacaaaataaataaataaactttttctCCAAACTATTCCTAACAACACTATGACCCCActagaaaaaaattctgaagCCACTGCTATAAGACCCGTTAATATCACAATTTTCTTAAGAAACCCGTTAACATACATGCGTTGCCAACTGCCAACTGCCAAGTTCCAACTTCCCTTTCGTTTTAAATAAATTACACCAAACCTTCCAGGTATAAGAAATCAACAGTCCTACATGGTTTGCAGAAAAAATGGAGTACGTATCTCTAAGTACCTGACACTTAACAACGTATTTGAATTTGTAGTGGAGTACGTatctgtaaattttttttttgggttcttggAGCATGTATctgaactttttaaaattttttaaaggttttaattttttattgttgagtATAGTGGGTTTGAATCCACAATTTCAACCCtccttgctcttacaagggaAAGAGGTTCGCATATAAGTTAAGAGGTCATTGGTCATGTAACTTGACAATTTTGGCTTTGATTTGTCATTTTGGTCATGTTTCTGTAAGAATGTGAGCATGGAAGTCTTTCTAacgttttcaattttaaaagttaaaacacttTCTTTAAGTTCAAACATTTGATAAAGCTAAAGAAGTAGAATGGATGAGTCGTATGCAGTGAAAACAGCTTAACATTACAAAGGTTTTTTCCCaccaaattttcttttaccCCTTTACTTTGTTGCTAATCAACCTTTGAATTGGTCTTGACACAAGACAAAAACTTTACTGACCGTGTAGGGTCTTTAGAAATTCTGCTCTAAATCAGGAATTTTGACCATGTCATTAGTTTCGTTTGATATTTTAGGATTTAGGAAATGAAAATATTGGATTTTGAATATAGATATTGAGGGAGTAGATGGCTTTTTGGTGTTGTAACATTGAATTATTTGAAcgtgaaataaagaaagataaatccCAGCTACTCCCACTTTCCTAAGCAATCACACCCTTAGAGCTTAAAATCTGGTTTCggaattttataaaatttaatctctaTATTTGTTTACCACGAGGAAGCCTTATAGACTATTGCCAGTCCTTTTCCTAGAAACAGTACTGGGGCTCACAAAAAACCTTTTCCTAGAAAGATTACAAACGCGTTCTCAAGGGGAACATGTGtaggtaaaaaaagaaaaaagaaaaaaaagaagataaactTATTAATCAACGTCTAGGCTtattaaatatcaaataatggAAAGAGGGATAAAATAAAGTGATCAAAGGTATGGTTGTTTGAAATTATCACGCAGTAGTAGAAAGAAGGACAAAATGTCAAAATCTAGAAATTAACACCAAGCAAAGAAAGAGGgattggggaaaaaaatctaGGACCACAATTTATTTCATAACTTCATTTCCACAATTGTGATGTGGTAGAATGTGACTGGTCGAAAAGAAACGGTGGGTCCATGTGTAAATAATAGACAATCACTTGCAGCTTGTCATATCGAAGTTATGACAAAAcagttgtaaaataatttatagtcCTAGAattatttaagtttcttagagTTAGGCAagcttgggaaaaaaatttcaaaccagaTTTCATTAATCCATGATCAGCTGCCTATGATAGTGAATTATGGAAGCTTTAAATAGGGTTCCCAATTAGATATTAGAAGGAAAGGAAATAACTTTATACCCAAGTAAGCAATGGAAATAATTCACAATCAATTacattaaatacaaaaattagagcagataaaatattaattctaAAAAGTATCAATATCCAATAACATCAATCGATGTTAAGTATGATCAATCAGATCAACAAGAATTTTTGG encodes:
- the LOC115988547 gene encoding protein SRG1-like, with product MEPEITTLGSSIPVPCVQELAKEKTSTVPPRYVRFPNEPPIISDTTSLPQVPVIDMQRLFSAEFMDTELEKLHYASKEWGFFQLINHGVSISLVEKVKVGIQELFNLPMEEKKKLWQLPGDIEGFGQTFVMSEEQKLDWGDMFKMVTHPIHLRKPHLFPKIALPFKDNLDAYSAELKDLAMKILELMAKALGMEHNDMRSLFEEGLGLTILLQVNEMEGLQIRKDGRWISIKPLPNAFIVNIGDILEIVTNGIYRSIEHRATVNSAKERLSVATFYSPSLEADMGPAPSLITPESPALFKRTGVADYFREFLSRELNGRALIDSMRIQKGT